A single region of the Ctenopharyngodon idella isolate HZGC_01 chromosome 21, HZGC01, whole genome shotgun sequence genome encodes:
- the LOC127503580 gene encoding arf-GAP with Rho-GAP domain, ANK repeat and PH domain-containing protein 1 isoform X2 yields MKHITTMSVSDPPDFIPVPKPRSRYFIGTSVKQAPSSDRNGVDPLPCPDVQVDTQINSEETCIKNEDNVDDSSSQLDSTTEPSDLQAVETNCNETFLWSASHDISPSSVPDAERTADSTSSDDSTVTLNSSKSHDDLNKDHHNSDKPSLTDELMDAETGLVTTEVIHQVPKSQNIHIKLDNPKKPRAATIRVSRKTQSLTRPQQRTSECAVAQSSWLDVWKGRRHNVLWTTLDGNLMSLWKKRTDKFTEYVFHVTSITNIRKQDHGHFSISLHKKHLEFMAHSEAVQEGWLVSLYATRGKEPVTAPKLHGPLVMKDPRKKVYTAIYGYSLWIYSSKEDFNIGLGMMFVSMNIASVKSTGRHSFSLITPYRTFNFSADSAKEATMWLENLNDVIRSALSYSEVAHRLWSNPSNKVCADCGAANPEWASVNLLVVICEACAGAHRSMSSNRSKVRGLKLDNKVWTEPLIQLFVLYGNKAAKSVWGHNIPPAEQIRPDVSPDQRTEFILAKYRKGLYHKAHPLAASQKLLDQRLREVVCGPNVEETLSLLCSGAKVSFSTTDPELHSAISVAESYGQALQTELLRHNEFVEAPDFEQTRHSEEQMEELHGKLDEERFLFSQGNESAACDVLDLTEVISVFDCSAGQTHVFEVLTLTDRLTCSADERNTLLGHMLHIMKVVLAGAVVDDDLLGVCAVSRASIREGAALQCAEVWCTLQEGEMTIHTKQHGSRDTVFLDAQTRCHLQHSDNCILLEFAERTLHMQFELEHSCLKWYELVQRAVCSTTDGPQRAGSVPCSIDRCISHITQYGLKVEGLYRRCGIAPQISKLVDALRVSPKGTVLETDELSILDVSGALKQILRQDVELIPQTQKPHWLKAAALSDEVRRLQTYRKLLKQLPPDNHATLAALFGHLHMVQMHSQVNRMTAHNLAVIFVVTLFQELAMNTSIVQLTRELIMRHKEIFTDHMETDGEYITVF; encoded by the exons AAACATGTATCAAAAATGAGGATAATGTGGATGATTCATCTAGTCAGTTGGATTCCACCACTGAACCCTCTGATCTTCAAGCTGTTGAAACCAACTGCAATGAAACGTTTCTATGGTCAGCATCACACGACATCAGTCCCAGTTCAGTTCCGGATGCAGAGAGAACCGCTGACTCTACTTCTTCTGATGATTCCACTGTGACTCTAAACTCCTCAAAATCACATGATGACCTCAATAAGGATCACCACAATTCAGACAAGCCAAG CCTCACTGATGAGTTGATGGATGCTGAAACGGGACTTGTCACCACTGAAGTGATCCATCAAGTTCCCAAATCACAGAACATTCATATCAAACTTGACAATCCCAAGAAACCAAG GGCTGCAACCATTCGTGTGAGCAGGAAGACACAGAGTTTAACAAGGCCACAGCAGAGAACCAGTGAGTGTGCGGTGGCACAATCCAGCTGGCTCGACGTATGGAAGGGACGCAG GCACAATGTTCTGTGGACCACTCTAGATGGGAATCTCATGTCATTGTGGAAAAAACGCACA GACAAGTTCACAGAATATGTGTTTCATGTAACAAGCATCACCAACATAAGGAAGCAGGATCACGGGCATTTCTCCATCTCTTTACATAAGAAGCACCTTGAATTCATGGCTCATAGTGAGG CTGTGCAGGAAGGGTGGTTAGTGTCTCTCTACGCCACTCGTGGGAAGGAACCGGTCACTGCACCCAAACTACACGGGCCGCTGGTCATGAAAGACCCAAGGAAAAAGGTGTACACTGCTATCTATGGATACTCCCTTTGGATTTACAGCAGCAAAGAG GACTTCAATATAGGTCTCGGCATGATGTTTGTGTCCATGAATATAGCATCTGTGAAGTCGACAGGACGTCACAGCTTCAGTCTCATCACTCCGTACAGGACCTTTAA TTTCTCTGCAGACTCTGCTAAGGAGGCGACCATGTGGCTGGAGAATCTGAATGACGTGATTCGCAGTGCGCTGTCCTACAGTGAGGTGGCACATCGACTGTGGTCAAATCCGAGTAATAAAGTTTGCGCTGACTGTGGTGCTGCTAACCCAGAGTGGGCATCAGTGAATCTGCTGGTGGTCATCTGTGAGGCCTGTGCAGGTGCACATCGATCCATGAGCAGTAACAGGTCCAAAGTACGAGGTCTGAAACTAGATAATAAGGTTTGGACAGAGCCTTTAATTCAG ttgtTTGTGCTGTATGGCAATAAAGCTGCCAAGAGTGTGTGGGGTCACAACATCCCTCCAGCAGAGCAGATCAGACCTGATGTCTCACCAGATCAGAGGACGGAATTTATTCTAGCCAAGTACCGCAAAGGACTTTACCACAAAGCTCACCCGCTCGCCGCAAGCCAAAAACTGCTTGACCAG AGGTTGCGTGAGGTGGTGTGTGGTCCCAATGTGGAAGAGACTCTTTCTCTGCTGTGTTCTGGGGCAAAAGTTTCGTTCAGCACCACAGATCCAGAGCTTCACTCCGCCATCAGCGTGGCAGAGAGTTATGGACAGGCACTACAGACAGAACTACTCCGACATAATGAGTTTGTGG AGGCACCAGACTTTGAGCAAACAAGACATTCAGAGGAACAGATGG AAGAACTCCACGGAAAGCTGGATGAGGAACGTTTCTTATTCTCTCAGGGGAATGAGTCTGCTGCCTGTGATGTGCTGGATTTAACAGAGGTCATCTCAGTGTTTGACTGCTCTGCAGG GCAAACCCATGTGTTTGAGGTGTTAACTttgacagacagactgacttGCTCCGCAGATGAACGAAACACCCTCCTTGGTCACATGTTGCATATCATGAAG GTTGTGCTTGCGGGTGCAGTGGTGGATGATGATCTGTTGGGAGTTTGTGCCGTGTCCAGAGCGTCTATACGGGAGGGTGCTGCTCTGCAGTGTGCTGAAGTGTGGTGCACCCTTCAGGAAGGAGAGATGACCATACACACAAAGCAGCATGGCTCCAGAGACACAGTGTTTCTGGACGCTCAAACACGTTGCC ATCTGCAGCACTCAGATAACTGCATCCTGCTGGAGTTTGCTGAAAG GACATTACATATGCAGTTTGAGCTGGAGCACAGCTGTCTGAAGTGGTATGAGCTCGTGCAGAGGGCGGTGTGCTCGACGACGGACGGACCGCAGCGGGCAGGCTCTGTGCCGTGTTCTATAGACAGGTGTATATCTCACATCACACAGTACG ggTTGAAGGTCGAGGGTTTGTATCGGCGCTGTGGTATCGCTCCTCAGATCAGTAAACTGGTCGATGCCCTGCGTGTTTCTCCAAAAGGAACTGTTCTGGAAACAGATGAGCTCTCTATCCTAGATGTTTCAGGAGCACTAAAACAGATCCTACGGCAGGATGTTGAGCTCAtaccacaaacacaaaaaccGCACTGGCTGAAAGCTGCAG CTCTGTCAGATGAAGTACGCAGACTGCAGACGTACCGCAAACTGCTTAAACAGCTTCCTCCTGACAACCATGCAACACTGGCAGCTCTGTTTGGACACCTACACAT GGTGCAGATGCACAGTCAGGTGAACCGCATGACGGCTCATAATCTGGCAGTGATATTTGTGGTCACGCTGTTCCAGGAGCTCGCCATGAACACAAGCATCGTACAACTCACCAGAGAGCTGATCATGCGCCACAAGGAGATCTTCACG GACCACATGGAGACAGATGGAGAATACATCACTGTGTTTTGA
- the LOC127503580 gene encoding arf-GAP with Rho-GAP domain, ANK repeat and PH domain-containing protein 1 isoform X4, translating to MGAYQSAAVFSSQGTDQGVNHFKVETCIKNEDNVDDSSSQLDSTTEPSDLQAVETNCNETFLWSASHDISPSSVPDAERTADSTSSDDSTVTLNSSKSHDDLNKDHHNSDKPSLTDELMDAETGLVTTEVIHQVPKSQNIHIKLDNPKKPRAATIRVSRKTQSLTRPQQRTSECAVAQSSWLDVWKGRRHNVLWTTLDGNLMSLWKKRTDKFTEYVFHVTSITNIRKQDHGHFSISLHKKHLEFMAHSEAVQEGWLVSLYATRGKEPVTAPKLHGPLVMKDPRKKVYTAIYGYSLWIYSSKEDFNIGLGMMFVSMNIASVKSTGRHSFSLITPYRTFNFSADSAKEATMWLENLNDVIRSALSYSEVAHRLWSNPSNKVCADCGAANPEWASVNLLVVICEACAGAHRSMSSNRSKVRGLKLDNKVWTEPLIQLFVLYGNKAAKSVWGHNIPPAEQIRPDVSPDQRTEFILAKYRKGLYHKAHPLAASQKLLDQRLREVVCGPNVEETLSLLCSGAKVSFSTTDPELHSAISVAESYGQALQTELLRHNEFVEAPDFEQTRHSEEQMEELHGKLDEERFLFSQGNESAACDVLDLTEVISVFDCSAGQTHVFEVLTLTDRLTCSADERNTLLGHMLHIMKVVLAGAVVDDDLLGVCAVSRASIREGAALQCAEVWCTLQEGEMTIHTKQHGSRDTVFLDAQTRCHLQHSDNCILLEFAERTLHMQFELEHSCLKWYELVQRAVCSTTDGPQRAGSVPCSIDRCISHITQYGLKVEGLYRRCGIAPQISKLVDALRVSPKGTVLETDELSILDVSGALKQILRQDVELIPQTQKPHWLKAAALSDEVRRLQTYRKLLKQLPPDNHATLAALFGHLHMVQMHSQVNRMTAHNLAVIFVVTLFQELAMNTSIVQLTRELIMRHKEIFTDHMETDGEYITVF from the exons tagAAACATGTATCAAAAATGAGGATAATGTGGATGATTCATCTAGTCAGTTGGATTCCACCACTGAACCCTCTGATCTTCAAGCTGTTGAAACCAACTGCAATGAAACGTTTCTATGGTCAGCATCACACGACATCAGTCCCAGTTCAGTTCCGGATGCAGAGAGAACCGCTGACTCTACTTCTTCTGATGATTCCACTGTGACTCTAAACTCCTCAAAATCACATGATGACCTCAATAAGGATCACCACAATTCAGACAAGCCAAG CCTCACTGATGAGTTGATGGATGCTGAAACGGGACTTGTCACCACTGAAGTGATCCATCAAGTTCCCAAATCACAGAACATTCATATCAAACTTGACAATCCCAAGAAACCAAG GGCTGCAACCATTCGTGTGAGCAGGAAGACACAGAGTTTAACAAGGCCACAGCAGAGAACCAGTGAGTGTGCGGTGGCACAATCCAGCTGGCTCGACGTATGGAAGGGACGCAG GCACAATGTTCTGTGGACCACTCTAGATGGGAATCTCATGTCATTGTGGAAAAAACGCACA GACAAGTTCACAGAATATGTGTTTCATGTAACAAGCATCACCAACATAAGGAAGCAGGATCACGGGCATTTCTCCATCTCTTTACATAAGAAGCACCTTGAATTCATGGCTCATAGTGAGG CTGTGCAGGAAGGGTGGTTAGTGTCTCTCTACGCCACTCGTGGGAAGGAACCGGTCACTGCACCCAAACTACACGGGCCGCTGGTCATGAAAGACCCAAGGAAAAAGGTGTACACTGCTATCTATGGATACTCCCTTTGGATTTACAGCAGCAAAGAG GACTTCAATATAGGTCTCGGCATGATGTTTGTGTCCATGAATATAGCATCTGTGAAGTCGACAGGACGTCACAGCTTCAGTCTCATCACTCCGTACAGGACCTTTAA TTTCTCTGCAGACTCTGCTAAGGAGGCGACCATGTGGCTGGAGAATCTGAATGACGTGATTCGCAGTGCGCTGTCCTACAGTGAGGTGGCACATCGACTGTGGTCAAATCCGAGTAATAAAGTTTGCGCTGACTGTGGTGCTGCTAACCCAGAGTGGGCATCAGTGAATCTGCTGGTGGTCATCTGTGAGGCCTGTGCAGGTGCACATCGATCCATGAGCAGTAACAGGTCCAAAGTACGAGGTCTGAAACTAGATAATAAGGTTTGGACAGAGCCTTTAATTCAG ttgtTTGTGCTGTATGGCAATAAAGCTGCCAAGAGTGTGTGGGGTCACAACATCCCTCCAGCAGAGCAGATCAGACCTGATGTCTCACCAGATCAGAGGACGGAATTTATTCTAGCCAAGTACCGCAAAGGACTTTACCACAAAGCTCACCCGCTCGCCGCAAGCCAAAAACTGCTTGACCAG AGGTTGCGTGAGGTGGTGTGTGGTCCCAATGTGGAAGAGACTCTTTCTCTGCTGTGTTCTGGGGCAAAAGTTTCGTTCAGCACCACAGATCCAGAGCTTCACTCCGCCATCAGCGTGGCAGAGAGTTATGGACAGGCACTACAGACAGAACTACTCCGACATAATGAGTTTGTGG AGGCACCAGACTTTGAGCAAACAAGACATTCAGAGGAACAGATGG AAGAACTCCACGGAAAGCTGGATGAGGAACGTTTCTTATTCTCTCAGGGGAATGAGTCTGCTGCCTGTGATGTGCTGGATTTAACAGAGGTCATCTCAGTGTTTGACTGCTCTGCAGG GCAAACCCATGTGTTTGAGGTGTTAACTttgacagacagactgacttGCTCCGCAGATGAACGAAACACCCTCCTTGGTCACATGTTGCATATCATGAAG GTTGTGCTTGCGGGTGCAGTGGTGGATGATGATCTGTTGGGAGTTTGTGCCGTGTCCAGAGCGTCTATACGGGAGGGTGCTGCTCTGCAGTGTGCTGAAGTGTGGTGCACCCTTCAGGAAGGAGAGATGACCATACACACAAAGCAGCATGGCTCCAGAGACACAGTGTTTCTGGACGCTCAAACACGTTGCC ATCTGCAGCACTCAGATAACTGCATCCTGCTGGAGTTTGCTGAAAG GACATTACATATGCAGTTTGAGCTGGAGCACAGCTGTCTGAAGTGGTATGAGCTCGTGCAGAGGGCGGTGTGCTCGACGACGGACGGACCGCAGCGGGCAGGCTCTGTGCCGTGTTCTATAGACAGGTGTATATCTCACATCACACAGTACG ggTTGAAGGTCGAGGGTTTGTATCGGCGCTGTGGTATCGCTCCTCAGATCAGTAAACTGGTCGATGCCCTGCGTGTTTCTCCAAAAGGAACTGTTCTGGAAACAGATGAGCTCTCTATCCTAGATGTTTCAGGAGCACTAAAACAGATCCTACGGCAGGATGTTGAGCTCAtaccacaaacacaaaaaccGCACTGGCTGAAAGCTGCAG CTCTGTCAGATGAAGTACGCAGACTGCAGACGTACCGCAAACTGCTTAAACAGCTTCCTCCTGACAACCATGCAACACTGGCAGCTCTGTTTGGACACCTACACAT GGTGCAGATGCACAGTCAGGTGAACCGCATGACGGCTCATAATCTGGCAGTGATATTTGTGGTCACGCTGTTCCAGGAGCTCGCCATGAACACAAGCATCGTACAACTCACCAGAGAGCTGATCATGCGCCACAAGGAGATCTTCACG GACCACATGGAGACAGATGGAGAATACATCACTGTGTTTTGA
- the LOC127503580 gene encoding arf-GAP with Rho-GAP domain, ANK repeat and PH domain-containing protein 1 isoform X5, whose product MGAYQSAAVFSSQGTDQGVNHFKETCIKNEDNVDDSSSQLDSTTEPSDLQAVETNCNETFLWSASHDISPSSVPDAERTADSTSSDDSTVTLNSSKSHDDLNKDHHNSDKPSLTDELMDAETGLVTTEVIHQVPKSQNIHIKLDNPKKPRAATIRVSRKTQSLTRPQQRTSECAVAQSSWLDVWKGRRHNVLWTTLDGNLMSLWKKRTDKFTEYVFHVTSITNIRKQDHGHFSISLHKKHLEFMAHSEAVQEGWLVSLYATRGKEPVTAPKLHGPLVMKDPRKKVYTAIYGYSLWIYSSKEDFNIGLGMMFVSMNIASVKSTGRHSFSLITPYRTFNFSADSAKEATMWLENLNDVIRSALSYSEVAHRLWSNPSNKVCADCGAANPEWASVNLLVVICEACAGAHRSMSSNRSKVRGLKLDNKVWTEPLIQLFVLYGNKAAKSVWGHNIPPAEQIRPDVSPDQRTEFILAKYRKGLYHKAHPLAASQKLLDQRLREVVCGPNVEETLSLLCSGAKVSFSTTDPELHSAISVAESYGQALQTELLRHNEFVEAPDFEQTRHSEEQMEELHGKLDEERFLFSQGNESAACDVLDLTEVISVFDCSAGQTHVFEVLTLTDRLTCSADERNTLLGHMLHIMKVVLAGAVVDDDLLGVCAVSRASIREGAALQCAEVWCTLQEGEMTIHTKQHGSRDTVFLDAQTRCHLQHSDNCILLEFAERTLHMQFELEHSCLKWYELVQRAVCSTTDGPQRAGSVPCSIDRCISHITQYGLKVEGLYRRCGIAPQISKLVDALRVSPKGTVLETDELSILDVSGALKQILRQDVELIPQTQKPHWLKAAALSDEVRRLQTYRKLLKQLPPDNHATLAALFGHLHMVQMHSQVNRMTAHNLAVIFVVTLFQELAMNTSIVQLTRELIMRHKEIFTDHMETDGEYITVF is encoded by the exons AAACATGTATCAAAAATGAGGATAATGTGGATGATTCATCTAGTCAGTTGGATTCCACCACTGAACCCTCTGATCTTCAAGCTGTTGAAACCAACTGCAATGAAACGTTTCTATGGTCAGCATCACACGACATCAGTCCCAGTTCAGTTCCGGATGCAGAGAGAACCGCTGACTCTACTTCTTCTGATGATTCCACTGTGACTCTAAACTCCTCAAAATCACATGATGACCTCAATAAGGATCACCACAATTCAGACAAGCCAAG CCTCACTGATGAGTTGATGGATGCTGAAACGGGACTTGTCACCACTGAAGTGATCCATCAAGTTCCCAAATCACAGAACATTCATATCAAACTTGACAATCCCAAGAAACCAAG GGCTGCAACCATTCGTGTGAGCAGGAAGACACAGAGTTTAACAAGGCCACAGCAGAGAACCAGTGAGTGTGCGGTGGCACAATCCAGCTGGCTCGACGTATGGAAGGGACGCAG GCACAATGTTCTGTGGACCACTCTAGATGGGAATCTCATGTCATTGTGGAAAAAACGCACA GACAAGTTCACAGAATATGTGTTTCATGTAACAAGCATCACCAACATAAGGAAGCAGGATCACGGGCATTTCTCCATCTCTTTACATAAGAAGCACCTTGAATTCATGGCTCATAGTGAGG CTGTGCAGGAAGGGTGGTTAGTGTCTCTCTACGCCACTCGTGGGAAGGAACCGGTCACTGCACCCAAACTACACGGGCCGCTGGTCATGAAAGACCCAAGGAAAAAGGTGTACACTGCTATCTATGGATACTCCCTTTGGATTTACAGCAGCAAAGAG GACTTCAATATAGGTCTCGGCATGATGTTTGTGTCCATGAATATAGCATCTGTGAAGTCGACAGGACGTCACAGCTTCAGTCTCATCACTCCGTACAGGACCTTTAA TTTCTCTGCAGACTCTGCTAAGGAGGCGACCATGTGGCTGGAGAATCTGAATGACGTGATTCGCAGTGCGCTGTCCTACAGTGAGGTGGCACATCGACTGTGGTCAAATCCGAGTAATAAAGTTTGCGCTGACTGTGGTGCTGCTAACCCAGAGTGGGCATCAGTGAATCTGCTGGTGGTCATCTGTGAGGCCTGTGCAGGTGCACATCGATCCATGAGCAGTAACAGGTCCAAAGTACGAGGTCTGAAACTAGATAATAAGGTTTGGACAGAGCCTTTAATTCAG ttgtTTGTGCTGTATGGCAATAAAGCTGCCAAGAGTGTGTGGGGTCACAACATCCCTCCAGCAGAGCAGATCAGACCTGATGTCTCACCAGATCAGAGGACGGAATTTATTCTAGCCAAGTACCGCAAAGGACTTTACCACAAAGCTCACCCGCTCGCCGCAAGCCAAAAACTGCTTGACCAG AGGTTGCGTGAGGTGGTGTGTGGTCCCAATGTGGAAGAGACTCTTTCTCTGCTGTGTTCTGGGGCAAAAGTTTCGTTCAGCACCACAGATCCAGAGCTTCACTCCGCCATCAGCGTGGCAGAGAGTTATGGACAGGCACTACAGACAGAACTACTCCGACATAATGAGTTTGTGG AGGCACCAGACTTTGAGCAAACAAGACATTCAGAGGAACAGATGG AAGAACTCCACGGAAAGCTGGATGAGGAACGTTTCTTATTCTCTCAGGGGAATGAGTCTGCTGCCTGTGATGTGCTGGATTTAACAGAGGTCATCTCAGTGTTTGACTGCTCTGCAGG GCAAACCCATGTGTTTGAGGTGTTAACTttgacagacagactgacttGCTCCGCAGATGAACGAAACACCCTCCTTGGTCACATGTTGCATATCATGAAG GTTGTGCTTGCGGGTGCAGTGGTGGATGATGATCTGTTGGGAGTTTGTGCCGTGTCCAGAGCGTCTATACGGGAGGGTGCTGCTCTGCAGTGTGCTGAAGTGTGGTGCACCCTTCAGGAAGGAGAGATGACCATACACACAAAGCAGCATGGCTCCAGAGACACAGTGTTTCTGGACGCTCAAACACGTTGCC ATCTGCAGCACTCAGATAACTGCATCCTGCTGGAGTTTGCTGAAAG GACATTACATATGCAGTTTGAGCTGGAGCACAGCTGTCTGAAGTGGTATGAGCTCGTGCAGAGGGCGGTGTGCTCGACGACGGACGGACCGCAGCGGGCAGGCTCTGTGCCGTGTTCTATAGACAGGTGTATATCTCACATCACACAGTACG ggTTGAAGGTCGAGGGTTTGTATCGGCGCTGTGGTATCGCTCCTCAGATCAGTAAACTGGTCGATGCCCTGCGTGTTTCTCCAAAAGGAACTGTTCTGGAAACAGATGAGCTCTCTATCCTAGATGTTTCAGGAGCACTAAAACAGATCCTACGGCAGGATGTTGAGCTCAtaccacaaacacaaaaaccGCACTGGCTGAAAGCTGCAG CTCTGTCAGATGAAGTACGCAGACTGCAGACGTACCGCAAACTGCTTAAACAGCTTCCTCCTGACAACCATGCAACACTGGCAGCTCTGTTTGGACACCTACACAT GGTGCAGATGCACAGTCAGGTGAACCGCATGACGGCTCATAATCTGGCAGTGATATTTGTGGTCACGCTGTTCCAGGAGCTCGCCATGAACACAAGCATCGTACAACTCACCAGAGAGCTGATCATGCGCCACAAGGAGATCTTCACG GACCACATGGAGACAGATGGAGAATACATCACTGTGTTTTGA